AGGTGGAAAGTATTTGTGAGTATATCGGAGCGCAGAGAGGCTATGAGTCAGCCTATATGCTGCCCGAGTTTGAAGGAGATGATGATAGCTCCGGGGTAGGGGAAGTAGACCTGTCAGATCGTGATGCACTTTTCGATGATGCGGCCAGGCTTATTGTCATGCACCAGCAGGGGAGTACATCTCTGATCCAGAGAAAATTGAAATTGGGCTATAACCGTGCCGGCAGGCTTATAGATCAACTGGAGGCAGCAGGTATAGTAGGGCCGTTTGAAGGAAGCAAGGCAAGAGAAGTGTTGATTCCTGACGAATATAGTTTGGAACAATTATTGAATGATCTGAATTAACTAACTTTGCAAACTATATTTTCAATAGAGTAAATAACAATCGAATGAAAAACATCACTTTTTTAATGATATTTTTGCTTGGAGGGCTTGTAACTTTCGCACAGAACGACCCACAGGCAAAAGAAGTTTTGGATGCAATGAGCGCCAAATACAAGAAGATCCCTGCGTATACTGCTGATATAACCTCAGCTCTCATTAATGAGGTTGATGGTATCAATGATGAGTTTGGTGGCAAAATCACGGTGAAGGGTGAAATGTACAAACTTGAAATGGATGATCAGGTAGTGATAAACAACGGCACAACGGTGTGGACGTACCTTCCTGATGTAAACGAGGTAAATATTGATACTTATAACCCTGATGAAGATGAGATTTCGCCTTCCAAGATATATGATGCCTATAAACATGGTTATAAATACTTGTTTGTGGGTGATGAAACCGACAATGGTACTGCTGTATCGGTAATTGACCTTGTCCCTAACGATAAAGACGCTCAGTTTTTCAAGATCAGGCTCTTTATAACAAAGAAAGATCATAGCCTTAAAAGCTGGACCATGTTTGATAAGTCTGGTAACAAGTACAAATACACTATTAAGAACTTTAATGGTAATATATCACCAAAAGATTCTGTATTTACGTTTGACGCGACAAAATACCCTGGTGTAGAGATTATAGATCTGAGATAAGAGTAGGAAATTTCTTAAGAAAACAAAAGAGCCACATTTTCATGTGGCTCTTTTGTTACAAAGTGTTTTTTCAGCCTGATAAGATTCCTCTCAGATAGTCGTTATTACCGAAATGGCGCATATTGTGCTTTATACTTAACTACACGTTTAGAATTGAATATTGGGATCATGATTAATGATGACAGTACCAAGACTAACTGGGTTGTGGAAGTGGTATAATTACACTTGCTTTTACTTCTAATATTCTGCCATACTTGTAGCAGCGCATATCCTATGATAGAATAAGCGCGTTTGGCCAAACCACTCTTCATGCATACTTCCTTTTGTAATAAAGATTTTGTTTTTATCTTTAACAGATGCTTAAC
This region of Fulvivirga ulvae genomic DNA includes:
- a CDS encoding LolA family protein; amino-acid sequence: MKNITFLMIFLLGGLVTFAQNDPQAKEVLDAMSAKYKKIPAYTADITSALINEVDGINDEFGGKITVKGEMYKLEMDDQVVINNGTTVWTYLPDVNEVNIDTYNPDEDEISPSKIYDAYKHGYKYLFVGDETDNGTAVSVIDLVPNDKDAQFFKIRLFITKKDHSLKSWTMFDKSGNKYKYTIKNFNGNISPKDSVFTFDATKYPGVEIIDLR